From the Cyanobium sp. M30B3 genome, the window AACGCGGTGAGCAACACCGACGCCCAGCTGGCCCAGCTGGAGCAGGAGGGTCAGCAGGTGATCGACGAGATCCGCCGCCAGAGCGTCAATCCCCTCGACCCCCGGGTGCAGGAGCAGGTGGGATCGGTGCAGCAACAGGTGGGGGCCAAGCGGGCCGAGCTGGAGCAGCAGCGCCGTCAGATGCTCGAGCAGCAGCGCCAGGTGCGCGAGCTGGAGATGGAGCAGATCGTGGAACAGGGCCAGCTGGAGAGCGTGGTGGAGGTGCGTGTGGGCGACAACCTGGTGGAGAAGCTGCAGGCCGCTGTGCTGGTGCGCGATGGTG encodes:
- a CDS encoding YlqD family protein is translated as MADGTLQIKRQITVRAVVTPRWKEDAERELSNAVSNTDAQLAQLEQEGQQVIDEIRRQSVNPLDPRVQEQVGSVQQQVGAKRAELEQQRRQMLEQQRQVRELEMEQIVEQGQLESVVEVRVGDNLVEKLQAAVLVRDGVIEAIEGSL